The proteins below come from a single Caenibius sp. WL genomic window:
- the groL gene encoding chaperonin GroEL (60 kDa chaperone family; promotes refolding of misfolded polypeptides especially under stressful conditions; forms two stacked rings of heptamers to form a barrel-shaped 14mer; ends can be capped by GroES; misfolded proteins enter the barrel where they are refolded when GroES binds) — protein MAAKDVKFSRDARERILKGVDTLANAVKVTLGPKGRNVVIDKSFGAPRITKDGVSVAKEIELKDKFENMGAQMLREVASKANDKAGDGTTTATVLAQAIVREGMKSVAAGMNPMDLKRGIDLAVAKVVENLKGRSKDISASSEIAQVGIISANGDTEVGEKIAEAMEKVGKEGVITVEEAKGLEFELDVVEGMQFDRGYLSPYFITNPEKMIVELDDPFILVHEKKLSNLQPLLPILEAVVQSGRPLLIIAEDIEGEALATLVVNKLRGGLKIAAVKAPGFGDRRKAMLQDIAILTKGEMISEDLGIKLENVTVGMLGQAKRVTIDKDNTTIVDGAGAAEDIKARVEQIRAQIEVTTSDYDREKLQERLAKLAGGVAVIKVGGATEVEVKERKDRVDDALHATRAAVEEGIVPGGGTALLYATKALEGLSGINDDQTRGVDIVRRALQAPVRQIAENAGHDGAVVAGKLIDGNDETLGFNAATDVYENLVTAGVIDPTKVVRTALQDAASVAGLLITTEAAISDLPEDKPAMPPMPDMGGMGGMGF, from the coding sequence ATGGCTGCAAAGGACGTGAAATTTTCGCGTGACGCACGCGAACGCATCCTCAAGGGCGTCGACACCCTCGCCAACGCCGTGAAGGTCACTCTCGGCCCCAAGGGCCGCAACGTCGTGATCGACAAGAGCTTCGGCGCACCGCGCATCACCAAGGACGGCGTTTCCGTCGCCAAGGAAATCGAACTCAAGGACAAGTTCGAGAACATGGGCGCCCAGATGCTGCGCGAAGTGGCATCGAAGGCCAACGACAAGGCCGGTGACGGCACCACCACCGCCACCGTGCTCGCTCAGGCGATCGTGCGCGAAGGCATGAAGTCGGTTGCCGCGGGCATGAACCCGATGGATCTCAAGCGCGGCATCGATCTTGCCGTCGCCAAGGTGGTCGAAAACCTCAAGGGCCGCTCGAAGGACATTTCGGCGTCTTCGGAAATCGCGCAGGTCGGCATCATCTCGGCCAACGGCGACACCGAAGTGGGTGAAAAGATCGCCGAAGCCATGGAAAAGGTCGGCAAGGAAGGCGTCATCACCGTCGAAGAGGCCAAGGGTCTCGAATTCGAACTCGATGTCGTCGAAGGCATGCAGTTCGACCGTGGCTATCTCTCGCCCTACTTCATCACCAACCCGGAAAAGATGATCGTCGAACTCGACGATCCGTTCATCCTGGTTCACGAAAAGAAGCTTTCGAACCTGCAGCCGCTGCTGCCGATCCTCGAAGCCGTGGTGCAGAGCGGCCGTCCGCTTCTCATCATCGCCGAAGATATCGAAGGCGAAGCGCTGGCCACGCTGGTGGTCAACAAGCTGCGCGGCGGCCTCAAGATCGCTGCTGTGAAGGCTCCGGGCTTCGGTGATCGCCGCAAGGCGATGCTGCAGGACATCGCGATCCTGACCAAGGGCGAAATGATTTCCGAAGACCTCGGCATCAAGCTCGAAAACGTCACGGTCGGCATGCTCGGCCAGGCCAAGCGCGTCACGATCGACAAGGACAACACCACCATCGTCGATGGCGCCGGTGCGGCGGAAGACATCAAGGCTCGCGTCGAACAGATCCGCGCCCAGATCGAAGTCACCACCAGCGATTACGACCGTGAAAAGCTGCAGGAACGCCTCGCCAAGCTGGCTGGCGGTGTTGCCGTGATCAAGGTCGGCGGTGCAACCGAAGTCGAAGTGAAGGAACGCAAGGACCGCGTCGACGACGCGCTGCACGCCACCCGCGCAGCCGTTGAAGAAGGCATCGTCCCCGGCGGCGGCACGGCCCTGCTCTACGCCACCAAGGCTCTCGAAGGCCTGTCCGGCATCAACGACGACCAGACCCGTGGTGTCGACATCGTCCGCCGTGCGCTGCAGGCGCCGGTTCGCCAGATCGCCGAAAACGCCGGCCATGACGGCGCGGTTGTCGCGGGCAAGCTGATCGACGGCAACGACGAAACCCTCGGTTTCAACGCAGCCACCGACGTTTACGAAAACCTCGTCACCGCCGGCGTGATCGACCCGACCAAGGTCGTGCGCACCGCTCTGCAGGACGCGGCTTCGGTTGCCGGTCTGCTGATCACCACCGAAGCGGCCATTTCCGATCTGCCGGAAGACAAGCCGGCGATGCCGCCGATGCCCGACATGGGCGGTATGGGTGGCATGGGCTTCTAA